The Anabaena sp. WA102 genome contains a region encoding:
- the aat gene encoding leucyl/phenylalanyl-tRNA--protein transferase, translating to MEYDVAAIVRGYAQGYFLMSDESNNLGWYGSKERTLIPLDERFRYPKSLQRVINQERFTVAINRDFLGVVAGCANRDTTWISLELVKIYELLYQNGYAYSFETWFDDKLAGGILGIVIGGAFIGESMFFNISEGSKVAMVKLVERLRQRKFRIFDAQMMNPHLARFGAYHISSEEYAVLLKQAVSSSCNLI from the coding sequence ATGGAATATGATGTTGCTGCTATTGTTCGGGGTTATGCTCAAGGTTATTTTCTCATGTCTGATGAAAGTAATAACCTGGGATGGTATGGAAGTAAGGAACGGACTCTAATCCCTTTGGATGAACGCTTTCGCTATCCTAAGTCATTACAGCGCGTCATTAACCAAGAAAGGTTTACAGTCGCCATTAACCGGGACTTTTTAGGAGTGGTTGCTGGCTGTGCTAACCGGGACACAACTTGGATTTCTCTAGAATTAGTCAAGATTTATGAGTTACTTTACCAAAATGGTTACGCTTATAGTTTTGAAACTTGGTTTGATGATAAATTAGCTGGGGGAATTTTGGGAATTGTCATTGGTGGTGCTTTTATTGGTGAATCCATGTTTTTCAACATTTCCGAAGGTTCTAAAGTAGCAATGGTGAAGTTAGTGGAAAGATTGCGTCAACGGAAATTTAGAATATTTGACGCACAAATGATGAATCCTCATTTAGCTAGATTTGGCGCTTATCATATTAGTAGTGAAGAATATGCAGTTTTACTTAAACAAGCTGTATCAAGTTCTTGTAACTTAATTTAA
- a CDS encoding lipopolysaccharide assembly protein LapA domain-containing protein, with protein MIFKILANFFILVIIAVWVVAIALISVQNATPVSLRFLVFQSIQIPFGLMLAFSVAVGLLGTAVLQPLWGLGESQSRIDEDAEFFVDDEDF; from the coding sequence ATGATATTCAAAATTTTGGCAAATTTTTTCATATTAGTAATTATAGCTGTTTGGGTAGTGGCGATCGCTCTAATTTCTGTCCAAAATGCTACTCCTGTATCTTTACGGTTTTTGGTCTTTCAATCCATACAAATTCCCTTTGGGTTAATGTTAGCTTTTAGTGTGGCTGTCGGTTTATTAGGTACAGCAGTTTTGCAGCCTCTCTGGGGGTTGGGAGAGTCTCAATCTAGAATAGATGAAGATGCAGAGTTTTTTGTTGATGATGAGGATTTTTAG
- a CDS encoding glycosyltransferase family 4 protein yields MKILVLSWEFPPRIVGGIARHVAELYPELIKLGHDIHLITPEFGPASLYEVVEGIHIHRVPVPASNDFFHWVVNLNESMGKHGGQLLTDKGPFDLIHAHDWLVGDAAIALKHTFKIPLIATIHATEHGRYNGIHNDTQRYIHDKEYALAHNAWRVIVCSEYMRQQMIQTLHITNDKIDVIYNGIRPEKKIHHQDFHAQDFRRRFAADYEKIVYYLGRMTYEKGVPILLNAAPKVLWEMEGNVKFVIVGGGNTDHLKRQAWDLGIWHKCYFTGFLTDEYLDKFQTIADCAVFPSLYEPFGIVALESFASRVPVIVSDTGGLPEVVQHAKTGITTWVNNSDSVAWGILEVLKNPDYCQWLVNNAYADLEKRFSWTKLGKQTEMVYKRVVQERAEIVW; encoded by the coding sequence ATGAAGATATTAGTGCTGAGTTGGGAATTTCCACCGAGGATAGTTGGGGGAATTGCTCGTCACGTTGCTGAGTTGTACCCGGAACTAATCAAGCTAGGTCATGATATCCACCTAATCACGCCAGAATTCGGTCCAGCATCCTTGTATGAGGTGGTTGAAGGAATTCATATCCATCGTGTCCCAGTACCTGCTAGTAACGATTTTTTCCACTGGGTGGTAAACTTAAATGAGAGCATGGGAAAACATGGTGGTCAGTTGTTGACCGACAAAGGTCCATTTGATCTGATTCATGCCCATGATTGGTTAGTTGGAGATGCAGCGATCGCTCTCAAGCATACCTTTAAAATTCCCCTCATTGCCACAATTCACGCCACCGAACATGGACGCTATAACGGCATTCATAATGATACCCAACGCTATATTCATGATAAAGAATATGCACTAGCTCACAATGCTTGGCGAGTCATTGTTTGTAGTGAATATATGCGTCAGCAAATGATCCAAACACTACATATTACTAATGATAAAATTGACGTAATCTATAATGGCATCCGTCCAGAAAAGAAAATACATCATCAAGATTTTCATGCTCAAGATTTTCGGCGACGATTTGCCGCAGATTATGAAAAAATTGTGTATTATCTTGGTCGCATGACCTATGAAAAAGGCGTACCCATATTACTTAATGCCGCCCCCAAGGTACTATGGGAAATGGAAGGTAATGTTAAATTTGTTATCGTCGGTGGTGGTAATACTGACCATCTTAAACGTCAAGCTTGGGATTTGGGAATTTGGCATAAGTGTTACTTTACTGGGTTTCTGACTGATGAATACTTAGATAAATTTCAAACAATTGCCGACTGTGCAGTTTTTCCCAGTCTTTATGAACCCTTTGGTATAGTTGCCTTAGAAAGTTTTGCCTCTCGCGTACCAGTCATAGTTTCCGATACTGGTGGTTTACCGGAAGTAGTTCAACACGCAAAAACGGGAATTACCACTTGGGTAAATAACTCGGACTCTGTAGCTTGGGGAATATTAGAAGTTTTGAAAAACCCAGATTATTGTCAATGGTTGGTAAATAACGCTTATGCAGATTTAGAAAAAAGATTTAGCTGGACAAAATTAGGTAAGCAAACAGAAATGGTTTATAAAAGAGTAGTGCAAGAACGAGCAGAAATTGTCTGGTAA
- a CDS encoding cyanophycinase, translating into MIKAFLNTSKRLHNAKNSLLKMINRILDRLTAKLKRFFEDIIADSQTPTAKPAYKLPKLAGPVHNLGGGGPDVDDAIQWMINQVRGGSYSDNKVNVLVIRAAGNDDYNQLIYPMRGVKYVETLIIRNRQEANRTDIFDKVRNAGVIFFAGGDQCEYIRHWKNTKLEVAIKSVYDKGGAIGGTSAGAMIQSEYVYDSCACEDSIETHEALDDPYGNITFTYNFFQWKYLRGTIIDTHFDERKRMGRIMVFIARQIQDGVSSKALGIAISEQTSLLVDKYGIAKVVGKGSAYFVLGDHLPEICEKGTPLTYHDYKIWRVPRGDTFDLNKLPSRGYYLRSVKRGRFDSDPY; encoded by the coding sequence ATGATAAAGGCATTCCTAAATACATCCAAGCGTTTGCATAATGCAAAAAACAGCTTATTGAAGATGATAAATCGTATCCTAGATCGTTTAACAGCCAAGTTAAAACGGTTCTTTGAGGATATCATCGCCGATAGTCAGACTCCCACCGCCAAACCAGCTTATAAACTCCCTAAATTAGCTGGTCCTGTTCATAACTTAGGTGGAGGTGGTCCTGATGTTGATGACGCTATCCAATGGATGATTAATCAAGTCAGGGGTGGTAGTTACAGCGACAATAAAGTTAATGTTTTAGTCATTCGGGCTGCTGGTAATGATGATTACAATCAGTTAATTTATCCCATGAGAGGTGTCAAATATGTAGAAACTCTCATCATTCGTAATCGTCAAGAAGCGAACAGAACCGATATTTTTGATAAAGTCAGAAATGCTGGCGTAATTTTCTTTGCGGGTGGTGATCAATGTGAATATATTCGCCACTGGAAAAACACTAAATTAGAAGTTGCTATCAAGTCAGTTTACGATAAAGGCGGTGCGATTGGGGGTACAAGTGCCGGGGCGATGATTCAAAGTGAATATGTTTATGATTCCTGTGCTTGTGAAGATAGTATTGAAACTCATGAAGCCCTTGATGATCCTTACGGGAATATTACCTTTACCTATAATTTTTTCCAGTGGAAATATTTGCGCGGAACTATCATTGATACCCACTTTGATGAACGCAAAAGAATGGGAAGAATTATGGTTTTTATTGCCCGACAAATTCAAGATGGTGTATCTTCAAAAGCGTTAGGGATAGCAATTAGTGAACAAACATCTTTACTAGTTGATAAATATGGTATTGCTAAAGTTGTGGGTAAAGGTTCAGCCTATTTTGTCTTAGGAGATCATCTCCCAGAAATTTGTGAAAAGGGGACTCCTCTCACCTATCACGACTACAAAATCTGGCGAGTTCCTAGAGGTGATACTTTCGACTTAAATAAATTACCCTCACGGGGTTATTATCTCAGAAGTGTGAAGCGGGGAAGGTTTGATTCCGATCCTTATTAA
- a CDS encoding DUF3038 domain-containing protein yields the protein MNVSASIPSLNSPNAQGTPMILDTLPDPAIAGQVCPARTRLQIDLMLLAIEALELGGSEAILSFAEELDLQGIIKNRVNLWRMRASNPMRRAHSRRPLDILEAKALVVIACYIARRLTVVIRQLLTIYQQLAQKQIPPEQNLRLANYLERFRTHFKSRMNSRRSGVLALTSDEKLDELAIDLLGKLLFCTGTAGMQRYWISLFDGEVD from the coding sequence ATGAATGTCTCCGCTAGTATCCCATCTTTAAACAGCCCAAACGCCCAGGGAACGCCGATGATTTTGGATACTCTACCAGATCCAGCGATCGCAGGCCAAGTATGTCCAGCCAGAACTAGATTGCAAATAGATTTAATGTTACTAGCCATTGAAGCCTTAGAACTAGGCGGTTCTGAAGCCATTTTATCCTTTGCGGAAGAATTAGACCTCCAAGGAATCATCAAAAATCGGGTAAACCTTTGGCGAATGCGAGCCTCTAACCCCATGAGGAGAGCGCATAGTCGCCGTCCCTTAGATATTTTAGAAGCCAAAGCTCTAGTAGTCATTGCTTGTTACATCGCTCGGCGGTTAACAGTCGTTATTCGGCAATTACTAACCATATATCAACAATTAGCCCAAAAACAGATTCCCCCAGAACAAAATTTAAGATTAGCTAATTACCTAGAAAGGTTTAGAACCCACTTTAAAAGTCGGATGAATTCCCGGCGTTCCGGTGTACTAGCATTAACTTCTGATGAAAAATTAGATGAACTAGCTATAGACTTATTAGGAAAATTACTATTCTGCACAGGTACGGCGGGAATGCAGCGGTACTGGATTTCTCTTTTTGACGGTGAAGTAGATTGA
- a CDS encoding helix-turn-helix domain-containing protein: MNLKPIRTESDYQQALKEIEQIFNAEPDTPEYEKLDILTTLVEVYEQQNYPIDPPSPIAAILYYLESRNQGVSTFIENLKHHGVSEEIINIALNEMTH, encoded by the coding sequence ATGAACTTAAAACCCATTAGAACAGAATCAGATTATCAACAGGCATTAAAAGAAATCGAACAAATTTTTAACGCTGAACCTGATACACCAGAATATGAAAAATTAGATATTTTAACGACTTTAGTAGAAGTTTATGAACAACAAAATTATCCTATTGATCCTCCATCTCCTATCGCAGCCATATTATATTATTTAGAAAGTCGTAATCAAGGAGTTTCTACTTTTATTGAAAATTTAAAACATCATGGAGTTAGTGAAGAAATAATTAATATAGCTTTAAATGAAATGACTCACTGA
- a CDS encoding adenine phosphoribosyltransferase: MDLKSLIRDIPDFPKPGILFRDVTTLLSDPAGLRYTIDLLAQKCSEIELQVDYIIGMESRGFIFGAPVAYKLGAGFIPVRKKGKLPAAVHSIEYQLEYGTDTLEVHQDALNPGCKVLIVDDLIATGGTASATAKLVQKIDCELVGFGFIIELQDLQGRKHLPDVPIISLVEY; encoded by the coding sequence ATGGATTTAAAATCTCTGATTCGTGATATACCAGATTTTCCTAAGCCGGGAATTTTATTTCGAGATGTCACTACTCTATTAAGCGACCCAGCGGGATTGCGATATACTATTGACCTTTTAGCACAAAAATGTTCAGAAATTGAACTTCAGGTGGATTATATTATCGGCATGGAGTCGCGGGGGTTCATTTTTGGTGCGCCTGTGGCTTATAAATTAGGTGCGGGGTTTATTCCTGTTCGCAAAAAAGGGAAATTACCAGCAGCGGTTCACTCTATTGAATATCAACTAGAATATGGTACGGATACATTAGAAGTACATCAGGATGCTTTAAACCCAGGTTGCAAAGTTTTAATTGTGGATGATTTGATTGCTACTGGTGGTACTGCTAGTGCAACAGCAAAGTTAGTACAAAAGATTGACTGTGAACTTGTGGGGTTTGGGTTTATCATCGAACTACAAGATTTGCAAGGACGGAAACATTTACCTGATGTCCCTATTATCTCACTGGTTGAATATTAG
- a CDS encoding type II toxin-antitoxin system HigB family toxin, which produces MRIIARSTLREYWQKHPDIEQPLKAWFDDASRANWQIPSDIKEVYANVSIIANNRVVFNIKGNNYRLIIHIRYEIGIIFIRFIGTHQEYDKIDATIV; this is translated from the coding sequence ATGAGAATTATTGCTCGGAGTACCCTAAGAGAATATTGGCAAAAACATCCTGATATAGAACAGCCTTTAAAAGCATGGTTTGATGATGCTTCCCGTGCAAATTGGCAAATTCCATCAGATATTAAAGAAGTTTATGCTAATGTCAGTATTATTGCCAATAACCGAGTAGTTTTTAATATTAAAGGTAATAATTATCGTTTAATTATCCATATTCGTTATGAAATTGGCATTATTTTTATTCGCTTTATTGGTACTCATCAAGAATATGACAAAATAGATGCTACTATTGTTTAA
- a CDS encoding DUF4335 domain-containing protein, with the protein MNIQRKYSLPNCTLLLEGLSDMTRTANFQELRPELSILVNAECHLSNYDQPISGGREFFESLVRAVSAYAQEVLSNIPNPQGKKFEHQNSELVELQKIDSNRHKLIVHSEITADNQGGNNNPGQPLQIVLNTVQLFDLVEAVDQFFADSQTLPELSLELHPVHRSYGGSSQTLLKQAIPATVGVSSLAVAAVAFSLIPAPQLRPPQVKPEIQSSTSTSTPTASVSPSITPTAAATPTTTPTASETPVTKDLEALLKIVPEITDPSQLRALNRQVYNQIHPAWTNRSGLPEDLVYRLGVAADGSVVGYKAVNQKASDAIEKTPLPKLLYNPANRVPNEPIAQFKVVFTQKGFLEISPWLGYAKTPEVTGEKITDTSKIKDLNQKLYSTIRQNWSVTPTFAKDLKYRVAVNKEGVIADYEPLNQVAFDHFRETPLPQMFQSVYGSNVAAPDNKQPLAHFQVVFTPKGELKVMYWKGYK; encoded by the coding sequence ATGAATATCCAACGTAAATATAGTTTACCTAATTGCACCCTGCTCCTAGAAGGGTTGAGTGACATGACACGGACAGCTAACTTTCAAGAACTACGTCCCGAACTATCCATATTAGTGAATGCAGAATGCCATTTATCTAATTATGATCAACCTATAAGTGGAGGTAGGGAATTTTTTGAAAGCTTAGTTAGAGCCGTTAGTGCTTACGCTCAAGAAGTTTTAAGCAATATACCCAATCCCCAAGGCAAAAAATTTGAACATCAAAATTCAGAGTTAGTTGAATTACAAAAAATTGACAGCAACAGACACAAATTAATTGTTCACTCCGAAATCACAGCAGACAATCAAGGGGGAAACAACAACCCCGGACAACCGCTGCAAATCGTCCTCAACACAGTCCAATTATTTGATTTAGTTGAAGCCGTAGATCAGTTTTTTGCTGATAGCCAGACTTTACCAGAATTATCCCTAGAACTACACCCAGTTCATCGCAGTTATGGTGGTTCTAGTCAAACCTTGCTTAAACAGGCAATCCCCGCTACCGTCGGCGTATCCAGCCTCGCCGTAGCCGCCGTAGCCTTTAGTTTAATTCCTGCACCCCAACTCCGTCCACCTCAAGTCAAACCAGAAATACAGTCCAGCACTTCCACTTCCACACCCACAGCATCAGTATCACCCTCAATTACACCCACAGCAGCAGCCACCCCTACAACCACACCCACAGCATCAGAAACCCCCGTTACCAAGGATTTGGAAGCACTTTTAAAGATAGTTCCAGAAATAACAGATCCATCTCAATTACGGGCATTAAATCGCCAAGTTTACAATCAAATTCATCCAGCTTGGACAAATCGCTCAGGATTACCAGAGGATTTAGTGTATCGTTTAGGTGTCGCTGCCGATGGTAGTGTCGTTGGTTATAAAGCAGTAAATCAGAAAGCTAGTGACGCAATCGAGAAAACACCACTGCCTAAACTACTTTATAATCCTGCTAATCGCGTCCCTAATGAACCTATTGCTCAATTCAAAGTCGTATTTACCCAAAAAGGGTTTCTAGAAATTAGTCCCTGGTTAGGATACGCTAAAACACCAGAAGTAACTGGCGAAAAAATTACTGATACCAGTAAAATTAAGGATTTAAATCAAAAGCTGTATAGTACAATTCGTCAAAATTGGAGTGTTACTCCTACCTTTGCTAAGGATTTAAAATATCGAGTAGCGGTGAATAAAGAAGGCGTAATAGCTGACTATGAACCACTTAATCAAGTTGCTTTTGATCATTTCCGGGAAACTCCTCTACCTCAGATGTTTCAATCAGTTTATGGCTCAAATGTAGCTGCACCTGATAATAAACAACCTCTAGCTCATTTTCAGGTAGTATTTACACCCAAGGGAGAATTAAAAGTTATGTATTGGAAGGGATACAAATAA